ACGAAATCATTGTTTGCTACTGCTATTACTATGCCAGATGGTGGCTGCTGACTGTTATGTAGGCCaggagcgcttttcaccaaagcaatAAATGGTTCAAGGAAAACTGGTATGTATAATTTGCGTAGGAACatctataaataaaacttcAATAGTTAAGGCATGGCGTTTGTTAAAGAGGAACTAATAACCTCACCTTTACACCGAGAAGACCACCTTCATCTGTGGCAAGAAGTTGCATTTCTTCTGtatttataaatgatttttgacGCCCTTCGTATCCTGTTTTTCCCTTAGGCACATTTCCAAGGAGCTAACGTTTACCAAAttacatcacatactacactGAAATTTAAGAAAGCTATGATCTTGCCGTtaacaaaaacacaaataaagacaaatcaatttaaattattttcgtCCACGAAAGATCTTTTGTTATAAGAGTGGGTGACTAATGAAATCATTAAACCCTTCAAAATGAAtccaaaacttttttttcttcaaattttccacgatcatggaaggcatgccagtatatttttatacaaaactatcacgacacgGCTTGCACACGATAGGACACAGGTCGGCTCATCCATGAATCAGTGTCGGTCAATcatacgataaatttgccttttttcgcTAATCGattaagtttcttttcttttttctcggtcttcttcttcccgatgttggcttttctcttcttctgttggtcttcttttctcttctcttgcgcttcgattcgttcatcccatttctttttgctttgttgCTTCATTTTTTCTCGCTTCTTAATCGATTTTGCCAGCAACTCTACGTTGTCTTTCACCTATGGTAATACAGAAATGTAAAAGTTTATGaagatctaaaaaaaaatgtttggtaaTCGAAAGTTTACCTTGACACCctcagctctttgcagagcaccttcCCATGcttgtttctcttcaatactccTTGCTCTTTCTACTTCACCTTTGCCTTCCAAAtgtttgactttttctttcacttttttaattttaatgagTGCTGCCTTTGGATCTAAGGTGGTCTTTTTCTGGATTGGTGATGGAGTTGTCAactctccaaaatcaaatttgctgaaaaccATGCgaccttcactgttgaaaattggctTTGGTGGTCTGCTTGTTACGGTTGGctcaggaatttctgttttgacaGACTCTGTAAGTGAAGAGGTTGATGATacagatgctgccttggtagcttgtgcaagttttgcaattttggacctcatcttgttatttttcctttttagtttcttcttctccaattTATCTAATTTCCgtttaagtttcgttttcattttcttatcgGACAAATCCAgttttttacctgaaattaGATGGCATAAGCTGGCTGGCCTTCCTTAAAtataaatgttaacacatacctgtgaacTGTGAGAGCTTAGCTGCTAGACGTTCTTTCAGTTCTTCAGGATTGGAAGCACGGTTCCCGGTGTCAAATTTCTGGGTAGAACTGTTGTGGTCATCACCAGCCTTGTTACCATCGAGATCTTGTACTGTAGAAACACCCTGAGTTGGAATATTGGTCAGTAggctagaaatgaaaaggtcCTCAGAAGAGAGTTGCGTCTTTAAAGCGGCGATGTCAATGGGCCCTCGCTTTTTATCAAGCTCTTGATCTTTTGggtccattttctttaaattttgtttagacgacactttcaagttcttgttttccgCTTTACCATTTACCAAAACTGCCGGAGCCATCACTGGACCGGAAGAATCCTTTTTTGAAGAAGATTTCCTATTATCTATTCTTCCACTTGCGACAGATTTACTCATTAAAAACTAGAGTTATTTGAAGTTAACCAAACGTTTCCTTCACAACTGCTAGAGTAGACACGTTTTTGTACTGGTAATCGCCATCTTGCTTACACTTCAAACACAGCACCTAGTGAGTATATTGAAAACCAAAAGTAGGACGAGAAAATTGGATGAAATGGTTATCAGGAATTAGCATTTCCGTACAAATGAACAACTTGTTTAGGGGCTGTCGATGATTACAATTGTTGACGCGATTACCCAGATGCCAATTTggttttttacctttcttctAAAAAGGTAACGGCTATCCAAAACGCGATGCGAATTATCGCCCTTTCCACACAACAATCATCTGCTTAAAATTGATCAGCGACATACTGAAGCGCATGCTATAGAACATTCAGTCGGTTACCTCGTAAGCAAAAATGGCCTTATAAACCTGACGATACTTCACTTAATAGGAGAAGCCTTCCGATACCCATCATTTatgtagaatttttttatttttgaaaaatacgcCAAATGAAAAAGGTTACCACGTTTTAGAGGTTGTTGTAAACAAGTCTTATGAAGACTAAAATACTAAATACTTTAATTTTGACGAAAATGAAACCCTCGTCTTCAGATTGTCCTCTAATGACGATTGGTAACAAAAGCCTATAAAAAATAGTGACTTAAATTCTTTTATCATCATCATTCACCATAAAAACTTTATGATTACCAAATATGTATTCCAAAAAACTGCCACAACTTGAGCAACAAGTACTCTGTGCTGTAGAGGtacaaaatagaaattaaCCATCTGTACCATTGGCCAAACCTATGGAGAAATGTAGAAACTGTAATCCAGGCTTTAGGAACATATTTGATTATAGTTTGTAGTAAACCTTCCAATTGGTGAGCAAAATTTCTGGAAGATCTTGTTCCACTCGGGCAGCTATTTTTTGAGGGTTTTCCCCATTTAGGGTTCCCATTGTGctcaaaaaaattacaagaaaaGTTGGAGCAAATAACAATTGATCAGCTGCAACTTTGAGCAGGACACCCTTTGCACCCGTAGATCTGATGTAATGATCTAAGATATTGTACCATCCTCGAATAGCAGGTCCCTGACAGATTGAGAACTTTGTTGCACAGTAATAAGAACTCTTAAATAGTAATACTAACAGCAACGAAGAAACCGAATCCCGCAAATTTCACCGTTCGCAAGAAATTATATTCCTTAGCTCCTTTCTTTTCAACGAATACTTGAGACAAGAAGTCTCCCGTTCCCATGAGAATTGCTAGAAAAACACGTTAGTAGGCGAATGAATTGTGAAAAATTCTAAATACTAAATATGCCTGTTTGAACAGCCTGAATCCCGTAAGGATATTTGTGAAGGATTTTGTTATATATTCTTGAAACAGTTGACATGATTGATTCAGATAAGAAcactggaaataaaaatcacTGAAAATATTCGTGTGCTTAACACGATTGCCATATCGCAAGAAAAGCCAGAGAAATATTCGCAGAATTTTGAACAAGTTTTCGGAAGTGGCCGCGAGCCTCCAGCAAAATCATCTTTCGCAGCTCTTGTTCTTCAGCAACTTATTATGATCCAGTGCCTTTTAAGCAATTGAAAATTCTGGTTCCTCTCAGCTGTTGGGTTATTTCATTCATAAAGCTTATGATGTAGCTCTCTTTCTCCATTCGTTTTGATTCAAATATCAGTACCAATGTTAGTCGCGGCTCCACACGTTGAAGAAAATAAGTCCGCTGCACCTAAAAGGACGTACACAATGGGTATTTGATATAGATTCATATCACGTACTATTATAGATATGTGAAAGAGTTACCCTATGATCAAATACGTAAACTAACTTCTCGTAATTAGACAATTCCTGTATCCGATCCGCTAGAAGCATAATTACGCTTGGCCAATAAGGAATTTCTCGAATAGATTtctacaaaaccaataatatGTCTAAGTTCATGAATGATAAATTGGCTGACCAGCGTCAAAACTAGCAGTACATCAGGAGAAGTGAAGATACAAGGGTATGAATCTAGTCCTTTAGGAGTGTCCACAGGTTTACTGGGATGAACATAACCCGGTCCTCGGAATGAATCAAGACCATTCACATCAAGTATTAAAGAAACTGCACGAGCATCAGCTTTTCTCTGAAAGGCTTGGATCCTAGAGCCCACAAGTAGGAAATAATTTGGCCTGATAGTTATCTACAAAAGAATAAATGCATTACAGATTCACATAGTCTAAACTTTGCTTGGCACACAAGGCTTTTAAATCCTGAGGCGTGGAATATTTAGAAAGTACTTCATAAAAGTAGAGAGTGAATTTTGAAACACTCAAACACTTGAATTTCACCAGC
The nucleotide sequence above comes from Daphnia carinata strain CSIRO-1 chromosome 3, CSIRO_AGI_Dcar_HiC_V3, whole genome shotgun sequence. Encoded proteins:
- the LOC130685622 gene encoding protein Mpv17-like translates to MSTVSRIYNKILHKYPYGIQAVQTAILMGTGDFLSQVFVEKKGAKEYNFLRTVKFAGFGFFVAGPAIRGWYNILDHYIRSTGAKGVLLKVAADQLLFAPTFLVIFLSTMGTLNGENPQKIAARVEQDLPEILLTNWKVWPMVQMVNFYFVPLQHRVLVAQVVAVFWNTYLAFVTNRH
- the LOC130685607 gene encoding surfeit locus protein 6 homolog; protein product: MSKSVASGRIDNRKSSSKKDSSGPVMAPAVLVNGKAENKNLKVSSKQNLKKMDPKDQELDKKRGPIDIAALKTQLSSEDLFISSLLTNIPTQGVSTVQDLDGNKAGDDHNSSTQKFDTGNRASNPEELKERLAAKLSQFTGKKLDLSDKKMKTKLKRKLDKLEKKKLKRKNNKMRSKIAKLAQATKAASVSSTSSLTESVKTEIPEPTVTSRPPKPIFNSEGRMVFSKFDFGELTTPSPIQKKTTLDPKAALIKIKKVKEKVKHLEGKGEVERARSIEEKQAWEGALQRAEGVKVKDNVELLAKSIKKREKMKQQSKKKWDERIEAQEKRKEDQQKKRKANIGKKKTEKKEKKLNRLAKKGKFIV